The following proteins are encoded in a genomic region of Xenopus laevis strain J_2021 chromosome 3L, Xenopus_laevis_v10.1, whole genome shotgun sequence:
- the LOC108710242 gene encoding LOW QUALITY PROTEIN: hexokinase-2 (The sequence of the model RefSeq protein was modified relative to this genomic sequence to represent the inferred CDS: substituted 2 bases at 2 genomic stop codons) has translation MLIXCRISCINRMLFLPECGEFLVLTVEANNLQIYLVKLDGGNEPQTESEDFSIPEGIVNGTKMQLYIEECLGNFKKRRNLNRDLPIGLTFLCPYEEIGLEQNDLTATITTVNDAVATMMSCRLRNRDCEVDLIADTGSLCYMERGNGGECRTCVKVEWGTLVSDGVLRHIHTEYDKQIDNPVWFQHICNVVSTRFAQLCGAGLAAVIDWMLMDCHASESIRVGVNGQLYKTGLNFSQFQKTVVDMSPSCPVTFQPLSHSPEIGTALVTAVLSKINTIETFLKPLQLSEEVLQEVQAKMRQEMERGLQKETRESSFLKMLPTYICNKPAGNETGQFIVLELGGKDMHIVYVRIGDKREEERLPIRKTYNLPQHLMHGTGEELFDHIASCLLDFXKVHNLGGNKMYLSFVFPFACKQTALNEGSLIKWTKGFAASDCEKKNVVELLERAIKQKTELNMSVIALVNDTTSTMMAGCYEDEKCDIGLIVGTGTNSCYMEEKKNIPMEMENMSGQMCVNMEWGAFGDNGCLDNIITNFDLDVDNSSVNPKKQRFEKMIGGMYLGEIVRHVLNGLTRNGLLLKNSTLEKNLLELDHLCSIEREEHSLDLCSALMSRGLKCNEDEAKKVKKVCRTVSRRAAQLCAAGVAAVVEKIRENRDLDHLDIAVAVNGSLYENHPHFKDDMMSTLKTLAPCCKVAFLKSDSKGKGAALISAAAITAQKQIISLNDLSCQQLMYAI, from the exons ATGCTTATTTGATGCAGAATTTCTTGCATAAACCGAATGCTTTTCCTTCCAGAATGTGGGGAATTCTTAGTGCTGACTGTGGAAGCAAATAACCTGCAAATATATTTGGTGAAATTAGATGGTGGTAATGAGCCACAGACTGAAAGTGAAGATTTCAGTATCCCGGAGGGGATCGTTAATGGGACAAAAATGCAG CTTTATATTGAGGAATGCTTGGGCAATTTCAAGAAAAGAAGAAACTTAAATCGGGATTTACCCATTGGCCTCACTTTCTTATGTCCATATGAAGAAATTGGTCTGGAGCag AATGATCTCACTGCTACGATCACGACTGTTAATGACGCGGTTGCAACAATGATGAGCTGCAGATTAAGAAATCGTGACTGTGAAGTTGACCTTATTGCAG ACACTGGCAGCTTGTGTTACATGGAGAGAGGCAATGGAGGTGAATGCAGGACATGTGTAAAGGTCGAGTGGGGAACACTGGTCAGTGATGGGGTGCtgagacacatacacacagaataTGATAAACAGATAGACA ACCCTGTGTGGTTCCAGCATATCTGCAATGTGGTGTCCACTCGCTTTGCCCAGCTGTGTGGAGCAGGACTTGCTGCTGTCATTGATTGGATGTTAATGGACTGTCATGCAAGTGAAAGCATTAGAGTGGGTGTAAATGGGCAGCTGTACAAGACTGGTCTCAA CTTCAGTCAATTCCAGAAGACTGTGGTGGACATGTCTCCAAGTTGTCCTGTAACATTCCAGCCTCTAAGCCATAGCCCTGAGATAGGCACAGCTTTAGTGACTGCAgtattaagtaaaataaatactatagAGACTTTCCTGAAACCTTTGCAACTGTCCGAAGAGGTTTTACAGGAAGTACAGGCCAAAATGCGCCAGGAAATGGAGAGGGGTCTACAGAAAGAGACACGTGAGAGCTCCTTCCTCAAGATGCTTCCTACTTATATTTGCAACAAGCCAGCAGGAAATG AAACAGGACAATTTATAGTACTGGAACTTGGAGGGAAAGATATGCATATTGTCTATGTCAGGATAGGAGACAAGCGAGAAGAAGAGAGACTACCCATAAGGAAGACTTATAATTTGCCACAACACTTGATGCATGGAACCGGGGAAGAG CTTTTTGATCACATTGCATCTTGCCTCCTCGATTTCTAAAAGGTCCATAATTTGGGAGGAAATAAAATGTACCTAAGCTTTGTGTTCCCTTTTGCTTGCAAACAGACTGCTCTGAATGAG GGTAGTCTTATTAAATGGACCAAGGGTTTTGCAGCATCTGactgtgagaaaaaaaatgtggtggaACTTCTAGAAAGGGCCATAAAGCAAAAAACA GAGCTGAATATGAGTGTGATAGCTCTGGTCAATGACACGACAAGCACCATGATGGCAGGTTGCTATGAAGATGAAAAGTGCGATATTGGACTAATTGTAG GTACAGGAACCAATTCATGTTACATGGAGGAAAAGAAGAACATACCGATGGAAATGGAAAATATGTCAGGACAAATGTGTGTTAATATGGAGTGGGGCGCCTTTGGGGACAATGGGTGTTTGGATAATATCATCACTAACTTTGACCTGGATGTGGATAATTCATCAGTTAATCCTAAGAAGCAAAG GTTTGAAAAAATGATTGGTGGAATGTATCTGGGGGAGATTGTTCGTCATGTTCTTAATGGCTTGACTCGTAATGGCTTGTTATTGAAGAAttcaacattagaaaaaaacTTACTAGAACTTGATCATCTCTGCTCCATTGAAAG GGAAGAACACAGTCTAGATCTCTGTTCAGCACTCATGAGTCGTGGCCTAAAATGCAACGAGGATGAGGCAAAGAAAGTGAAGAAGGTGTGCCGCACTGTGTCAAGACGAGCCGCCCAGTTGTGTGCTGCGGGAGTCGCTGCTGTTGTAGAGAAGATTAGAGAAAATCGTGACTTAGACCATCTCGACATAGCTGTTGCTGTGAATGGATCGTTATACGAGAATCATCCACA